The Balneola sp. genomic sequence CAGTAGATGTTAAATCAGGAGGAGTTATAAATCTTAATACGGGAACCATAGATTTTTATGAAGATACCTATATTGGAAACTCGGGAAACGTCAACTTTGGATACGGACTAGTAAATATAATGTCAGATGTATCTGTAAGTGCAGGAGGATACTTTAATGTAGAAGATGCAGTAGTGAACATAGTAGGAGATGCTGATTTTAATGCTAATGGTCATCTGACCATTAATACAGGCACTATTAATATCGATGGAAGTGCTAGTCTTACTAATGGAGGAAGTTTTGAGCTTAATGAGGGTGATCTTAAAATTGGAGGAGATGCTTCTTTTACCTCAGGAGGGAAAGTTGACGCCGGGACTGCAACAATCACATTAGAAGGAGACTTTAACATACAAAACAGTAATAACTTTGATGCCAATAATAGTACGGTAGTTTTTAGTGGTGATTCGACTCAAACTATAAACTCCGACTCAGATATCACTTTCTATAATGTGGAGGTAGATTCGGGATCTGTACTAAGCACAGATGGTGATGATGAAAATACCATTATCATTGAAGGTTATTTACTTATTGATGAAGAGGCAAATGTAACTATCGAAGAAGACGATCAGCTTGATGTTTTAGGGGAAATAAGTGGCGGTGGAAATGAAAACATCAGCAGCTCTTCCCCTTATGCTATGTCAGCAAGTGCCCCCTCTCTAAATTCTGTACTTATCACTTTCAGTAAAGGCATGGAACAATCATCTGTAGAAAATACTGGGAATTATGACATAGATGGAGGAATAACCATACTAAGTGCTTCTTTAGATGTTAGTGGTGATAGTACAGAAGTAACGTTAACTGTATCAACGTTAACAGAGGATGTAGAATATCAAATTACTATGAATGACCTCTTTAGTAATGATGGTGGAGAAATTTCAGAAGACCATGCAAAAAACTTTACTAAAGTGGGGAGTACGACATTTTACAGCATTACTGATGGTAATTGGGATTCTAATAGCACCTGGTCAACAACAGGACATTCTGGAATTGCAGCCTCTTCTAACCCAGGAAATACAACTGATGCTACCATTGTGATTGGTAACGGACATACTGTTACTTTGGTTAGTAGTGCTAATTTAGAGGATCAGATGTCAGTTACTGTTTCAGGCGCAACGTTTTCTATCGAGACTGGTGGAGTATTGACAATGGGGTCAGAAACGATAACTGGATCAGGCACCTTCCAGGTTATCGATGGCACTGTTGAGATTGGCTCAACTGAAGGGATTAATTCTTCCGGAGATTCTGGAAATATTCAGACCACAACCCGAATATTTAGCAATTCCGGCTCTTATTCATACAATGGATATACCTCTCAAATTGTAGGAAATGGCCTTCCATCGGAGGTTGAAAATCTGATCATAGATAATGCTGATGGAGTTTACCTCAATGCAGACCTTGAAGTTAAAGGCACTCTCTCATTGACAAATGGATCCTTCACCATTGAGTATGGAACTAACCTAATAGCTAATTCAAAGACTATTACTTCAGGCGATTTAATTATGAGGCATCAGATTACAGGCTCTAACGGATCTAGATTACTTTCTTCTCCCATTGCTTCTGATTATGATGATTTCCTTGATAGTATTGTTACTCAGGGATATTCGGGCGCTTTTTATAGCACAGGCTCAAATCCTGGCGATACTCTTATGCCAAATGTGCTTTATTATGATGAAAGTTATCCTGGAACCGATAATCAAAGATGGAGAGCCCCTGAAAGTGCATCTACTGACTTAACTGAAGGAAGAGGACTATTTACCTACATTTTCGGAGATATATCTGCAGACAGTAGATA encodes the following:
- a CDS encoding T9SS C-terminal target domain-containing protein, with the protein product MKFSLFSFFLILVFIAPTNSLIAQTALWTGAVDSSWHNADNWSTNEVPGSSSKVVLKGNTTPYPVITTNVTVESIEINQWYSNPGDKIKIRNNATLSISDDLRINSAGSIEVINGHVEMTGSSDNSPSFTMNSVNTEINITEGSFTIGSESQEIKTEIVGKFNVGNGSLTVNGEFSISSGDTINAQSGTVIINGNATINGVYNGDDAETSFYGSVDVKSGGVINLNTGTIDFYEDTYIGNSGNVNFGYGLVNIMSDVSVSAGGYFNVEDAVVNIVGDADFNANGHLTINTGTINIDGSASLTNGGSFELNEGDLKIGGDASFTSGGKVDAGTATITLEGDFNIQNSNNFDANNSTVVFSGDSTQTINSDSDITFYNVEVDSGSVLSTDGDDENTIIIEGYLLIDEEANVTIEEDDQLDVLGEISGGGNENISSSSPYAMSASAPSLNSVLITFSKGMEQSSVENTGNYDIDGGITILSASLDVSGDSTEVTLTVSTLTEDVEYQITMNDLFSNDGGEISEDHAKNFTKVGSTTFYSITDGNWDSNSTWSTTGHSGIAASSNPGNTTDATIVIGNGHTVTLVSSANLEDQMSVTVSGATFSIETGGVLTMGSETITGSGTFQVIDGTVEIGSTEGINSSGDSGNIQTTTRIFSNSGSYSYNGYTSQIVGNGLPSEVENLIIDNADGVYLNADLEVKGTLSLTNGSFTIEYGTNLIANSKTITSGDLIMRHQITGSNGSRLLSSPIASDYDDFLDSIVTQGYSGAFYSTGSNPGDTLMPNVLYYDESYPGTDNQRWRAPESASTDLTEGRGLFTYIFGDISADSRYNNTFPITLEVQGQEHEGPIDFNVTYTTTADSGWNLVGNPYAATIDWDDANWTKTNIDATIYIWDYATSEYKTWNGTTGDLGSGLIAPFQGFWIKANDTSPSLIVEEDAKSTGGTYVGKANPEEASSHPMFSLTLSDDHLKTSAHFMFSESAMMGKDKDDAYQLLPMSGVGTYLELSSITYEGNKYAINNLPRDFGVPIEIPLSVNAFTQGFSISKALNFEVSSMENIPSGWRIFLFDSETGTETELFEKSIYPFNFSGAYGKVAPNYNTKSKPILTSTASTDMSRFSLIIEPGEDAKDMPSSLELFQNYPNPFNPTTNLEFSLPIQNEVSLTIYDMLGREVATILNKEELNAGTHTFKWDASELSSGVYIYRLITRENVYVKKMTLIK